Proteins encoded within one genomic window of Egicoccus sp. AB-alg2:
- a CDS encoding response regulator, which yields MTRAIRVFLVDDHRLFRAGVRAELGPHVTIVGDAGDVDTAIQGIRQTKPDVVLLDVHMPGGGGRAVIQAVHETLPDVRFLALSVSDAAEDVIAVIRAGARGYVTKTISPDDLVSAIGRVHQGDAVFSPRLAGFVLDAFAGDLPAGVSSEDPELDQLTTREKEVLRHIARGYTYKEVASRLFISVKTVETHVSAVLRKLQLSNRHELTAWAAGRDLL from the coding sequence ATGACCCGCGCCATCCGCGTCTTCCTCGTCGACGACCACCGCCTGTTCCGGGCGGGCGTCCGGGCCGAGCTCGGGCCGCACGTGACCATCGTCGGTGACGCCGGCGACGTCGACACCGCCATCCAGGGCATCCGCCAGACCAAGCCCGATGTGGTGCTCCTCGACGTGCACATGCCCGGCGGAGGTGGGCGCGCCGTCATCCAGGCCGTCCACGAGACGCTGCCGGACGTGCGCTTCCTCGCCCTCTCGGTCTCCGACGCGGCCGAGGACGTGATCGCCGTCATCCGCGCGGGCGCGCGCGGGTACGTCACCAAGACGATCTCGCCCGACGACCTCGTCAGCGCCATCGGCCGGGTGCACCAGGGCGACGCCGTGTTCTCGCCGCGACTGGCCGGCTTCGTGCTGGACGCCTTCGCCGGTGACCTGCCGGCCGGCGTGAGCAGCGAGGACCCCGAGTTGGACCAGCTCACCACCCGCGAGAAGGAGGTGCTGCGCCACATCGCGCGCGGCTACACCTACAAGGAGGTGGCGAGCCGGCTGTTCATCTCCGTCAAGACCGTCGAGACCCACGTCTCCGCGGTCCTGCGCAAGCTGCAGCTGTCCAACCGCCACGAGTTGACCGCGTGGGCCGCCGGCCGCGACCTGCTCTGA
- a CDS encoding EVE domain-containing protein, whose protein sequence is MARAWIFQANPDRFDIDGALAVLDRIRWRVPQHAGAVRVGDSGLVWRSGREAGIVAVASVETPPQETSPHPDELPFDRSEVSDVTTHVTLRVMPCAFVPKAVVASLPQLADHQIITAPMGTVFPLDEKQWSAVRDHVPEPPPIQTSALPSWPAPLSWQQRVSVVSVIMADDAAYQQVLAEILGYVDATQPARQEFVDWLTPRYGGSRNRAASVANFLAKMGLLYLDAARVGLSPEGARWLQERDAAFLLALFHARLRYVGELLAALDRPRSLEELRQYANDAYALNWRRRGQITRRRQFLAGLGAVEVDESGRLVRTPFGEAVLGRLTLAPAQTHTASVEAPPPTTPPAPVRASDRESGEAPLKGGSAVDLIEHLRSTAHDSANPAAFERAARDAFAFLGFDAVWHGGAGRTDVLLTAPLGSRDQYRVVVDTKSTAGEAVSDQQIDWVTIDEHKTLYEADHACIVAPAFRGARLAERARANRAVALLDVTTLSELLQQHEVAPLDLAAYRVLFEPALGADEVFERGEVLRRELLLAAEIVRQVTDLEGNEGIVTPGDLYWNLDAFADQFAGQRAERQEIEEFAAALARSPLALLRAVDGGFTSLGARAIQYRRLRLLAELIETGRPETVTE, encoded by the coding sequence ATGGCGCGTGCATGGATCTTCCAGGCCAACCCGGACCGATTCGACATCGACGGCGCCCTGGCCGTGCTGGACCGGATTCGATGGCGCGTCCCCCAGCATGCCGGTGCCGTCCGCGTTGGCGACTCAGGGCTCGTGTGGCGCTCCGGCCGTGAGGCGGGGATCGTCGCTGTCGCTTCCGTGGAGACCCCGCCGCAGGAGACGTCGCCACACCCGGACGAGCTGCCCTTCGACCGCAGCGAGGTCTCGGACGTCACGACCCATGTGACGCTTCGCGTGATGCCGTGCGCGTTCGTGCCGAAGGCCGTCGTCGCTTCGCTTCCGCAACTCGCCGACCACCAGATCATTACGGCGCCGATGGGAACCGTCTTCCCGCTCGACGAGAAGCAGTGGTCTGCCGTGCGCGACCACGTTCCTGAGCCACCACCTATCCAGACCTCGGCGCTGCCCAGCTGGCCCGCGCCGCTCTCCTGGCAGCAACGCGTATCGGTGGTCAGTGTCATCATGGCCGACGACGCCGCGTACCAGCAGGTTCTGGCTGAGATTCTCGGTTACGTCGACGCCACGCAACCCGCGCGCCAGGAGTTCGTCGACTGGCTGACTCCGCGGTACGGCGGGTCGCGGAACCGGGCGGCGAGCGTTGCGAACTTCTTGGCCAAGATGGGCCTGCTGTACCTGGACGCCGCCCGTGTCGGCTTGTCGCCCGAGGGGGCGCGGTGGCTACAGGAGCGCGACGCCGCCTTCTTGCTGGCGCTCTTCCACGCGCGACTGCGCTACGTCGGCGAACTCCTGGCCGCGCTCGACCGACCGAGGAGCCTCGAGGAACTCCGCCAGTATGCGAATGACGCGTACGCACTCAACTGGCGTAGGCGTGGTCAGATCACGCGGCGGCGGCAGTTCCTCGCCGGTCTCGGGGCGGTCGAGGTCGACGAGAGTGGGCGACTCGTCCGGACGCCTTTCGGCGAGGCCGTCCTCGGCCGGCTGACGCTCGCGCCGGCGCAGACCCACACGGCGTCCGTCGAGGCGCCGCCGCCGACGACGCCTCCCGCTCCGGTCAGGGCGTCCGACCGTGAATCGGGCGAGGCTCCGCTCAAGGGTGGTTCGGCGGTCGACCTGATCGAGCACCTGCGGTCGACGGCGCACGACTCCGCGAACCCCGCGGCGTTCGAACGGGCGGCGAGGGATGCGTTCGCTTTCCTCGGCTTCGACGCCGTCTGGCACGGCGGCGCCGGAAGGACCGACGTCTTGCTGACGGCGCCACTCGGGTCCCGTGACCAGTACCGGGTGGTCGTGGACACGAAGTCGACGGCCGGTGAAGCCGTGAGCGATCAGCAGATCGACTGGGTCACCATCGACGAGCACAAGACGCTCTACGAGGCCGACCATGCGTGCATCGTGGCTCCTGCTTTCCGCGGAGCCCGCTTGGCCGAGCGCGCCCGGGCGAACCGTGCGGTGGCGTTGCTCGATGTCACAACCCTGAGTGAGCTTTTGCAGCAGCACGAGGTGGCGCCCCTCGACCTCGCTGCGTATCGGGTCCTGTTCGAACCGGCGTTGGGTGCCGACGAGGTCTTCGAACGCGGCGAGGTGCTTCGAAGGGAGTTGCTGCTCGCGGCCGAGATCGTCCGCCAGGTGACCGACCTGGAAGGCAACGAAGGGATCGTCACGCCCGGTGACCTCTATTGGAACCTGGATGCCTTCGCGGATCAGTTCGCTGGTCAGCGGGCGGAACGCCAGGAGATCGAGGAGTTCGCCGCCGCACTTGCTCGATCTCCGCTCGCCCTCTTGCGTGCCGTCGACGGCGGCTTCACGTCGCTGGGTGCACGCGCCATCCAATATCGCCGACTTCGGCTGCTCGCCGAGCTGATCGAGACCGGGCGCCCGGAGACCGTGACAGAGTGA
- a CDS encoding MFS transporter, producing the protein MVLTALNLRPAVTSFGALLPDLQRDIGMPAALAGVITTLPPICFGVFGLLVGRWARRRDTALVLTAAMLLTSAALLARVLVDRPALVLLWTVPALAGMGVGNVLLPVAVKRWFPRHVGRATGLYSMALAVGTALAAAASVPVAEAFGSWRVGLGVWALPPLAAVPVWLWVRRRGEESKPLADYRQAAPATHAAGHTTRAPSPAPRAPVHRQRQSWALAGYFGLQSLGAYVVMGWLPSIYQDAGVDAATAGLLLALVTLLGAPISIALPELAARRSDQRGYVVGLAVLAAAAYVGLLVAPATLPGLWAVLLGVGMGAFPLALVLIGLRARSAEGTARLSALSQGVGYLVAAGGPLAIGLLHDATDSWTPPLLVLIALLVPQLLFGLVAASPGHVD; encoded by the coding sequence GTGGTCTTGACCGCCCTGAACCTGCGTCCGGCCGTCACGAGCTTCGGGGCGCTGCTGCCCGACCTGCAGCGCGACATCGGGATGCCGGCCGCCCTGGCCGGGGTCATCACCACCCTCCCACCGATCTGCTTCGGCGTCTTCGGGTTGCTCGTCGGCCGGTGGGCGCGCCGGAGGGACACGGCGCTCGTGCTCACCGCCGCGATGCTGCTGACCTCGGCCGCGCTGCTCGCGCGCGTGCTCGTCGACCGGCCGGCGCTGGTGCTCCTGTGGACCGTGCCCGCACTGGCCGGCATGGGGGTCGGCAACGTGCTGCTGCCGGTCGCAGTGAAGCGGTGGTTCCCGCGGCACGTCGGTCGCGCCACCGGGCTGTACTCGATGGCGCTGGCGGTCGGCACCGCGCTGGCGGCGGCCGCATCCGTGCCGGTCGCCGAGGCGTTCGGCTCCTGGCGGGTCGGCCTGGGGGTGTGGGCGTTGCCCCCGCTGGCAGCGGTGCCGGTGTGGCTGTGGGTGCGCCGCCGCGGTGAGGAGTCCAAGCCGCTGGCGGACTACCGTCAGGCGGCACCGGCCACGCACGCGGCTGGTCACACCACGCGAGCGCCGTCACCGGCTCCCCGGGCGCCGGTCCACCGTCAGCGGCAGTCGTGGGCGCTGGCGGGCTACTTCGGGCTGCAGAGCCTGGGTGCCTACGTCGTCATGGGCTGGTTGCCGTCGATCTACCAGGACGCCGGCGTCGACGCGGCGACGGCCGGGCTGCTGCTGGCGCTCGTGACGTTGCTGGGCGCGCCGATCAGCATCGCGCTGCCGGAGTTGGCGGCCCGGCGCAGCGACCAGCGCGGCTACGTCGTCGGACTGGCCGTCCTCGCGGCCGCCGCCTACGTCGGCCTGCTCGTCGCGCCGGCGACGTTGCCGGGCCTGTGGGCCGTGCTCCTCGGCGTGGGCATGGGCGCCTTCCCGCTGGCGCTCGTGCTCATCGGCCTGCGGGCCCGCAGCGCCGAGGGCACCGCGCGCCTGTCCGCGCTCAGCCAGGGGGTCGGCTACCTCGTGGCCGCCGGCGGACCGCTCGCGATCGGCCTGCTGCACGACGCCACCGACTCGTGGACGCCGCCACTGCTGGTCCTGATCGCCCTGCTGGTCCCGCAACTGCTGTTCGGCCTGGTCGCCGCAAGCCCCGGCCACGTCGACTGA